From Acidimicrobiales bacterium:
TGGCGCTGCTCACCGCGGCATGCGGCAGCGACGACGACGGCGGGTCGAGCAGCGACACCACCGGCGGCGGCGCCGAGACCCAGGACCTCACCCTGGGCGGCCCGGCCGACTGCGAGACCAACCCGTTCTGCATCCCCGGCCTGCAGCGGGTCTACGACATCGACCTGTCCGACGGGTTCATCCCCCTCGAGGCGGGCGTCGTGGCCGACGCCCTCGACAGCGGTGACATCGACATCGCCCTGCTGTTCTCGACCAGCGGCGTGATCGCCGACAAGGGCTGGGTCGTGCTCGAGGACGACCAGAACATGCTGGCCGCGGACAACGTGATCCCCGTCCTCACCACCGAGCTCAACGACGCCTACCCCGACCTCGCCGGCGTGGCCGACGACGTCAGCGCCGGGCTCACGACCGAGAACCTGACCGAGATGAACAAGCGCTTCGACGTCGACGCCGAGGACGCCGACGCGATCGCCACCTCGTTCCTCGAGGACAACGACCTGCTCCCCGAGGAGGGCGACGTCCCCGACGGCCCCACCATCACCATCGGGGCCCAGGACTTCGGTGAGAGCGCCATCCTCGCCGAGATCTACGGCCAGGCCTTCGAGGCGGCGGGCTACCCCGTCGAGTTCCAGGAGCTGGGCGGCTTCCGCGACATCGAGATCCCCGCGTTCGAGAGCGGTGAGATCAACTTCGCGCCGGAGTACGCCGCGTCGCTGCTGGAGTTCCTGAACGAGGGTGCCGGGGAGGCCACCGGCGACATCGACGAGACCGTCGGCCTGCTCGAGCCCTACCTCGCCGACATCGGCCTGGTGGCGCTGGCGCCCACCGACGCCGTCGACACCAACACCTTCGTGGTCACCCAGGAGACCGCCGACGAGCTCGGCATCACCACCATCAGCGACCTGAAGGACGTGGTCGGCTGATCACCTCCCGCCGGTGACGGCCCGGCCCGGGGTGGCGCGCACCACCCCGGGCCGGCGCCGCCACCAGCACCCCTGGCGGACCGACCGGGCGCTGTCACCGGGCGGCGACGCCACCCGCCCCCGCCCCTAGGCTGCCGCCATGGCCGACCCCGTGCCGCCGCCCGTGATCGTCACCGAGCCGCCGGCGCCCGCCGTCGTGCGCTCACCGACCGACGTGTTGCGGGCCGTGACCGCCAGCGCGGTCCTGGTCGCCCTGGTGACGCTGGGGCTCCTCTTCGGCGACAGCATCCAGAGCTTCCTCGCCGAGCTCCTGCGGGGTGTCGACGCCGTGGGCATCGACGTGCTCACCGCGGTCGTGGTGGCCACGCGCCTGTTCGTGGTGGTCGTCGCCCTCGCCGGGGTGGGCGCCGCGCTGGTCACCCGCAGCTGGCGCCTGCTCGCCACCGTGGTCGGGGCCGGCGTGGTCGGCGGCGCGGTCGCCGCGGTCGCCACCAACGTGATCGACACCACCCAGCCGCCGCTGGTCGACCCCTCGCTCGAGATCGGCCTCATCAGCCACGAGCAGTTCCCCACCCTCGTCGGCGTCGGCGCTGCGGCCGCCATGCTCACCGCGGCGGCGCCCTGGCTGCCCCGCCGTTGGCGGCGCGTGGGTTGGGTGCTGGTGTTCGCCCTCTCCCTGTCGCGCTTCCTCACCTCGCCGGTCTCGTTCGACGTCGCCATCGCCCTCGCGGCCGGGTGGCTGGCCGGCGCCGTCGTCCTGGTGGCGGCGGGCGGCCCCAACCGGCGCCCCAACGGCCAGGCCGTGGCCGACGCGCTCGTCGCCGCGGGTGTGCCCCTGGCCGAGCTCGCGCCGGCCTCGGTCGATGCACGCGGGTCCACCCCCTACTTCGGCCGCGCCGCCGACGGGCGGCGGGTGTTCGCCAAGGCCCTCGCCCAGGACGAGCGCAGCGCCGACCTCCTGTTCCGCCTGTACCGCAGCATCGTGCCCCGCGACCTCGGCGACGAGCGTCCGTTCTCCTCCCTGCGGCGCATGGTCGAGCACGAGGCCCTCGTCTCGCTCATGGCCCACAGCCACGGCATCACCACCCCGAAGGTGCTGGCCTTCGCGGCGGCGCCACCGGGCGGGTACGTGCTGTCGTACGAGGGCATCGAGGGG
This genomic window contains:
- a CDS encoding phosphotransferase, with product MADPVPPPVIVTEPPAPAVVRSPTDVLRAVTASAVLVALVTLGLLFGDSIQSFLAELLRGVDAVGIDVLTAVVVATRLFVVVVALAGVGAALVTRSWRLLATVVGAGVVGGAVAAVATNVIDTTQPPLVDPSLEIGLISHEQFPTLVGVGAAAAMLTAAAPWLPRRWRRVGWVLVFALSLSRFLTSPVSFDVAIALAAGWLAGAVVLVAAGGPNRRPNGQAVADALVAAGVPLAELAPASVDARGSTPYFGRAADGRRVFAKALAQDERSADLLFRLYRSIVPRDLGDERPFSSLRRMVEHEALVSLMAHSHGITTPKVLAFAAAPPGGYVLSYEGIEGSSLDGVEAEELTDEVLDQIWGEIETLRYHRIAHRDLRLANVFLGADGRIALIDFGFSELAASDLLLRTDIAELLASLSLSVGADRALAAAVRALGPGSVSDAADRLVPGSLSGATRTAYKERPGELAALQAACLALSGP